One region of Malania oleifera isolate guangnan ecotype guangnan chromosome 6, ASM2987363v1, whole genome shotgun sequence genomic DNA includes:
- the LOC131157624 gene encoding protein OXIDATIVE STRESS 3 LIKE 2-like, translating to MSIALESSNPRNRIQRPAFDHGMPCISIYDSPEPAVLVADRGFQAAGDSDSCSSSSIGRNSDVFWALSDGDDGGESEVQSSYKGPLDTMDALEEVLPMKKGISKFYSGKSKSFTSLAEISSSSSTKDLAKPENAYSRKRKNLLAHNNLCEKNHNFPQRSNAGGMLKKPANFSRNKFSPAENKSNSGCDSSGENSSTSSPSPPQCLPPLHPHGKRLTSSGSTSSLPQRSFPSWRSFSLSDLQSVAAASPNLNGLVNSNRDD from the exons ATGTCGATTGCCCTGGAGAGTAGTAACCCACGTAATCGAATTCAAAGGCCGGCGTTCGACCACGGCATGCCGTGTATTTCAATCTACGACTCGCCGGAGCCGGCTGTGCTAGTCGCGGATCGGGGTTTTCAGGCCGCAGGGGACTCGGATTCGTGCAGCTCTTCTTCAATCGGGAGGAACAGCGATGTGTTTTGGGCGTTGTCGGATGGCGACGACGGCGGGGAGAGTGAGGTTCAGAGTTCGTACAAGGGACCGTTGGATACGATGGATGCTTTGGAGGAAGTTTTGCCGATGAA GAAGGGCATATCCAAGTTCTATTCTGGAAAGTCTAAGTCCTTCACCAGCCTTGCAGAAATTTCATCTTCTTCCTCCACTAAAGACCTTGCTAAACCAGAAAACGCCTACAGCAGGAAACGCAAGAACTTACTGGCACATAATAATTTATGTGAGAAAAACCACAATTTTCCACAAAGAAGTAATGCTGGTGGAATGCTGAAGAAACCAGCTAACTTCAGCAGAAACAAATTTTCTCCTGCAGAAAACAAGAGCAATTCTGGATGTGATAGTAGTGGTGAAAATTCCAGCACAAGCTCTCCATCACCTCCTCAATGCCTTCCTCCTCTGCACCCTCATGGTAAAAGATTAACCAGCAGTGGATCAACTTCGTCACTGCCTCAACGGAGCTTCCCTTCATGGCGGTCTTTCTCATTGTCTGATCTACAAAGTGTGGCTGCTGCAAGTCCCAACCTCAATGGTTTGGTAAATAGCAATAgagatgattaa